The DNA region GGCCCGTTCCGGGGTGCGGCAGTTCATCGACATCGGCACCGGCATACCGACCTCGCCGAACACCCACGAGGTCGCCCAGGCGGTCGACTCCGAGGTGCGCGTGGCGTACATCGACAACGACCCGATCGTGGCCACCCACGCCGGCGCGCGGCTGCTCGGCACCGGCAACACCGGGTTCTTCCTGGGGGACATGCGCGACCCGAGCACCATCCTGGGACACCCCACCATCGGCGAGCTGATCGACGTCCAGGAGCCGATCGCCGTCCTGCTGGTCTCGGTGCTGCACTTCGTCGGCGACGCGGACGACCCGGCCGGCCTGCTCGCCGCCTACCGCCGGGCGCTGCCGCCCGGCAGCTTCCTGGTGCTCTCGCACGCCACCGCCGACTTCCACCGGGAGGAGGCGGTCGAGGTGGCCGAGATCTACAAGAACAGCACCGCGCCGCTCACCCCGCGCACCCACGCCCAGGTGCTGGACCTCTTCGCCGGCTTCGAACTGGTCGAGCCCGGTCTGGTCCAGGTCCACCAGTGGCGCCCGGACGAGGACGCCGCCCCGCACGGCGGCGGCCCGGTCGGCGTCTACGGCGGCATCGGCAAGGTCGCCGGGGGCCCGGCATGACCCAGGAGGG from Actinacidiphila sp. DG2A-62 includes:
- a CDS encoding SAM-dependent methyltransferase, which encodes MTEQGFTADQIDTSLPHPARMYDYFLGGKDNYEVDREAADRVLAAAPEVAVFARANRAFLARAVRHLARSGVRQFIDIGTGIPTSPNTHEVAQAVDSEVRVAYIDNDPIVATHAGARLLGTGNTGFFLGDMRDPSTILGHPTIGELIDVQEPIAVLLVSVLHFVGDADDPAGLLAAYRRALPPGSFLVLSHATADFHREEAVEVAEIYKNSTAPLTPRTHAQVLDLFAGFELVEPGLVQVHQWRPDEDAAPHGGGPVGVYGGIGKVAGGPA